gcttcgatgcattgtccaaaggaccagaataacctaatgaggtatcggtcagtggtgctatatgacccatcatctagcctgatcggctcatccgctaTGGCCCattgagtccctggattcgtcatggcaatcttctgcagcagtctcggagcattgttgtatgactcttcgaagcttccaaacagcatcttcaacgccttctgcttcgctcgccacgcggtgtggtaattgataagcatgccagtcttagtgtgcacctcccccataatcgattttggcgacaaacaaatttctgtgccaataagcgtgatgaggagttgggctacgaacctcgcatcaacggcgtggctcacattcctaatagcctcttcgctgcatgtatgtggggtgtgtctactaatcacaaaatagttctcatatttcggctgatgtgctcgtacgaagtaagggcaattcgggtgcttcgtacacctgacctcatactccgtagggttagaccgggcgcacttgtggtcccttcttgttattacagcatagttgctaataaagtggatgacctcccctctgttacgaaactgttgcccgacctgaatgtcgctattctggtatccccagttagataaggtgttatactcaacgacgacacactccaggagcccagtaccacgaaagtactggatcgccgggaccgggtcatcattgtcagcagcttcttcatccccgctaccaccgtcttcattatccatgcatcctgcatcgacctcaccagggtccactctacctccctctctactggaactgccctccccgacatgccctccatcctcttcatgcatcacctcctGGCTTGAGCCTTCCACAgtggtcactgcatcaccttgcaccagtcgtgacactatgtttacgtacaccgccatatcaaagttctcctccaatgccttgcgtgagtacaaagcccatgcgttgttcctactcatctcgaacaatgtatggacaatgaccgagctatttggaacaagccgcgGCCGTACACCCTCTAAGATAACAGTATGtgactgctggttcacacgcaaaaggcgcataatatgtgatttcaggccatctagatcaataggtacctcaaccgaactctcaatgtgctggcagttctgaattgttacaagtctcccgtgcaaaactgtgggacgttctccataataaatatggaaaatcataccgtgtctcctaaataaatatacatgtaataaataataagtacaaaaataatactaattaaatagtgcaatatacaactaatatgcatctttgttgctactggacactatcttctacggttctaccaaacctaagtgattaaactaattaatcaagttaattgattaattatattactttaataaaactaattacctagattaaatcacataaattcatgttactatattaagtaaagaatctaatcacacttactaataaaacttatataacccaactaaatcattaatttaaatactctaatttaccaaaataatataattaatcaaatgtacttgaatgaatttaacaatatactgacgaaatgactaatatacttctgaatgaactaagaaaaatctaattataattactaattaactacgtaattatattactttaataaaactaattacctagattaaatcccgtaaattcatgttactatattaagtaaagaatctaatcacacttactaataaaaattatataacccaactaaatcattaatttaaatactctaatttaccaaaataatataattaatcaaatgtacttgaatgaatttaacaatatactgacgaaatgattaatatacttctgaacgaactaagaaaaatctaattataattactaattaactacgtaatctaaaaacttaccttaaggaaattgagcgcggctgctgctcgcgttgatcctctccggctgccccctctgctcgagctgcttctcctagcgttgctccgttgctgctctcttctctccactgctgctctcttttcttctcccttctctcctttgctgctctcttctcttctcccttctctcctttgctgctctcttctcttctcccttctctcctttgctgctctcttctcttctcctttctctcttctGCGAGTCAGGGCTTTTATTAAGCGCAAAAGCAGCATCCCGCTGGCACGCACACACCGAAAGCATCGACAGGACGTGAAAGTGACATGATGTActgaattcggcaactgaggtgccgaatacggcactgtgggctgtattcggcacctcagttgccgaatacagcagagtacagggtgtattcggcaactgaggtgccgaatacagcccacagtgccgtattcggcacctcagttgccgaatacggtgttttcggattttcagtttctgaaaatcaaatttcggtatttgagataccgaatacgagtgctagatttgcaaatacgtcgacatgttgtctattttcgtaaatacgatcgcgtatgttgtctaaatttccaaatttgccGAAAGTCCCCAATCCCTCACCCCCAAAATCCCCTGTCAATTTCGCCGATAGCCCCCCGCGCCACCCCGTATTTGCACTCCTCGCACGCGGCGACGCGCATTGCTATTCCTttcgtttccttttctttttctctctcttcctt
The nucleotide sequence above comes from Phragmites australis chromosome 4, lpPhrAust1.1, whole genome shotgun sequence. Encoded proteins:
- the LOC133914826 gene encoding uncharacterized protein LOC133914826, whose product is MSRNNAWALYSRKALEENFDMAVYVNIVSRLVQGDAVTTVEGSSQEVMHEEDGGHVGEGSSSREGGRVDPGEVDAGCMDNEDGGSGDEEAADNDDPVPAIQYFRGTGLLECVVVEYNTLSNWGYQNSDIQVGQQFRNRGEVIHFISNYAVITRRDHKCARSNPTEYEVRCTKHPNCPYFVRAHQPKYENYFVISRHTPHTCSEEAIRNVSHAVDARFVAQLLITLIGTEICLSPKSIMGEVHTKTGMLINYHTAWRAKQKALKMLFGSFEESYNNAPRLLQKIAMTNPGTQWAIADEPIRLDDGSYSTTDRYLIRLFWSFGQCIEAFRHCRPVVCVDATFLSGKFHGTLMTAMAADANNQIIPLAFAMVESENNDSWLWFLTLVRTRVVGNRERVCVISDRNKGLLHALDVLHDSTNCSIAWPDVERRWCMRHLGANLYTRYRSKSLVKRFKGLCLQNQQAKFNEIWRELNETTRKMMADQQAGEDQLRAQMVGGQTIVSRSRGTFSQWIAGKPAERWALIHDTHGARYSIMTTNIAEAFNNVLKGRLSVGSQ